In Methylovirgula sp., a single genomic region encodes these proteins:
- a CDS encoding AraC family transcriptional regulator: MLEQLTLLRALTARHAEGRNKETAIPRVAIHKGCGPTQNSSALFEPKLCLVLQGAKQIMIGDQLLCYDSANYFIASVELPATGRIIEASPERPYLGLTLTLDWQNLAALIADTTERREPPGMGFCVSPVTPQLLDAWLRLMHLLETPDDIPVLAPLCEREILYRLLQGPQGGVLRQIVKADSRLSQIRRAAAWIRENYDQTLRIENLAALSGMSPASFHRHFKAATAMSPLQYQKMLRLQHARQMLIASGDATRAAYTVGYESASQFSREYARMFGAPPARDAQRLRGGESLQDDMIASA; encoded by the coding sequence ATGCTTGAACAATTGACGCTTCTGCGCGCCCTGACCGCGCGCCACGCCGAGGGCCGGAACAAAGAGACGGCAATTCCGCGCGTCGCGATTCACAAGGGCTGTGGACCGACGCAAAATTCGTCGGCGCTTTTCGAGCCGAAGCTCTGCCTCGTTTTGCAGGGCGCGAAGCAGATCATGATCGGGGATCAGCTTCTCTGTTACGATTCCGCGAATTATTTCATCGCATCCGTCGAACTGCCGGCTACAGGACGGATTATCGAGGCCAGCCCCGAGCGCCCCTATCTCGGCCTGACCCTGACGCTCGATTGGCAAAATCTCGCGGCGCTGATTGCCGATACGACTGAGCGTCGCGAACCGCCAGGAATGGGCTTTTGCGTCAGCCCGGTGACGCCGCAGCTTCTCGACGCGTGGCTGCGTCTCATGCATCTTCTTGAGACGCCCGATGACATCCCCGTGCTCGCGCCGCTTTGCGAGCGCGAAATTCTTTATCGTCTGCTGCAAGGCCCGCAGGGTGGCGTGTTGCGCCAGATCGTCAAAGCCGACAGCCGTCTCTCGCAGATCAGGCGGGCCGCCGCGTGGATCCGCGAGAATTATGATCAGACTTTGCGGATCGAAAATCTTGCGGCTTTATCCGGCATGAGTCCGGCCTCGTTCCATCGCCATTTCAAGGCGGCGACGGCGATGAGTCCGCTCCAATATCAAAAGATGCTTCGGCTGCAGCACGCCCGGCAAATGCTGATCGCCAGCGGCGATGCGACCCGTGCCGCATATACCGTCGGCTACGAAAGCGCTTCCCAGTTCAGCCGCGAATATGCGCGCATGTTCGGCGCGCCGCCAGCCCGCGACGCGCAGC
- a CDS encoding glutamine amidotransferase: MIPETPGASSVLIVLHQKDSSPGRLGSLLSARGFDLDIRRPRFGDPLPETLTDYAGAIIFGGPMSANDEEDWLRREIEWIKVPLNENKPFLGICLGAQMLARHLGHRVYAHPHGKVEVGYYPIQPTYHGHNVCECPFPERVYQWHCEGFDLPGGATLLASGEDFEAQAFRYGPTAYGFQFHPEVTFDMMCRWSLKGADKMVLPGAQPRHLHIEGWHRHDAPLARWADAFLNAWAARVPMSAV; this comes from the coding sequence ATGATTCCTGAAACGCCGGGCGCCAGCAGTGTGCTCATCGTTCTACATCAGAAAGATTCTTCCCCCGGGCGCCTCGGCAGCCTGCTCAGCGCACGCGGCTTCGATCTCGACATCCGGCGCCCACGATTCGGCGATCCGTTGCCGGAAACTCTTACTGATTACGCCGGCGCCATCATTTTCGGTGGCCCGATGAGCGCAAACGATGAAGAAGACTGGCTGCGCCGCGAGATCGAGTGGATCAAGGTGCCGCTCAATGAGAACAAGCCTTTCCTCGGAATCTGCCTTGGCGCGCAAATGCTCGCCCGCCATCTCGGTCACCGCGTCTATGCCCACCCGCATGGAAAGGTCGAAGTCGGCTATTATCCGATCCAGCCGACGTACCATGGCCACAATGTCTGTGAATGCCCGTTCCCGGAGCGGGTCTATCAATGGCACTGCGAAGGCTTTGATCTGCCGGGTGGCGCGACCTTGCTGGCTTCAGGAGAGGATTTTGAGGCACAGGCGTTCCGCTACGGCCCGACGGCCTACGGCTTTCAATTCCATCCCGAAGTGACCTTCGACATGATGTGCCGCTGGAGCCTCAAGGGAGCGGACAAGATGGTTCTGCCCGGCGCGCAGCCCCGCCATCTCCATATCGAAGGCTGGCACCGTCATGACGCGCCACTCGCCCGGTGGGCGGATGCATTTCTGAATGCGTGGGCCGCGCGCGTGCCGATGTCCGCCGTCTAA
- a CDS encoding site-specific tyrosine recombinase XerD: MAKERSIEAFLDMLAAERGAAANTLEAYRRDLEDYQEVLGETGKTPGGAATDDIKAYLRGLTARGFAASSSARRLSAIRQLHRFLYAEGLRGDDPAAILEGPRRAAALPKVLSIEEVERLLAAAHAAAAAPPEKSVERVGALRAVCLLELLYATGLRVSELVALPKTAAKRSEPLILVCGKGGRERLVPLSEPARRAMTAYRGALEAQAAPIAAGPWLFPADGESGHLSRQVFARELKTIAARAGISVARVSPHVLRHAFASHLLQNGADLRVVQELLGHADISTTQIYTHVLDARMKAMVRDLHPLNED; the protein is encoded by the coding sequence ATGGCCAAAGAGCGCAGCATCGAGGCCTTTCTGGACATGCTGGCCGCCGAGCGCGGCGCCGCCGCCAACACGCTTGAGGCCTATCGGCGCGATCTCGAGGATTATCAGGAGGTCTTGGGCGAAACGGGCAAGACCCCCGGCGGCGCGGCGACGGACGACATCAAAGCCTATTTGCGCGGACTGACAGCGCGGGGTTTTGCCGCGTCATCCAGCGCGCGGCGGCTTTCGGCGATCCGGCAATTGCATCGCTTCCTCTACGCCGAGGGCTTGCGCGGCGACGATCCAGCCGCCATTCTTGAAGGGCCACGCCGCGCGGCGGCTTTGCCGAAAGTCCTTTCCATTGAAGAGGTTGAGCGGCTCCTCGCCGCGGCCCATGCAGCCGCCGCCGCGCCGCCGGAAAAATCGGTCGAGCGCGTCGGCGCGTTGCGGGCGGTCTGCCTGCTCGAATTGCTCTATGCGACGGGGCTGCGCGTTTCGGAACTCGTCGCCCTGCCCAAGACGGCGGCGAAGCGCAGCGAGCCGCTGATCCTTGTGTGCGGCAAGGGCGGCCGCGAGCGCCTGGTGCCACTCTCCGAGCCCGCGCGCCGGGCGATGACGGCCTATCGCGGTGCATTGGAGGCCCAGGCCGCGCCCATCGCGGCCGGCCCCTGGCTATTCCCCGCCGACGGCGAGAGTGGCCATTTGAGCCGGCAGGTCTTCGCGCGGGAACTCAAGACAATCGCGGCGCGGGCGGGGATCAGCGTGGCGCGCGTCAGCCCGCACGTGCTGCGCCATGCCTTCGCGAGTCATCTCTTGCAAAACGGAGCGGATCTGCGTGTCGTTCAGGAATTGCTTGGACACGCCGATATTTCGACGACCCAGATCTATACCCATGTGCTCGACGCGCGAATGAAGGCAATGGTGCGCGATCTGCACCCGCTGAACGAGGATTAG
- the aroB gene encoding 3-dehydroquinate synthase has protein sequence MTAGIKSVYEDRLSPQLSARAVAVVAALGQRALVLVGLMGSGKSAIGRRLAQVLGLEFVDSDAEVERAADMPIPEIFARYGEPYFRDGERRVMARLLTAGPRVIATGGGAFMSEETRDRIKENGISIWLKADLDVLWRRVRKRNHRPLLQNGDPEGVLKRLMDERYPVYAEADLAIVSQDGPHDSVVVDLLVTLHKYLCADGVEDELVSEVQEKPAIFQRVNVELGSRSYDILIGEAILPQIAAYAAGLAPGAAVAIVTDENVARTHLPTVAASLAEAGIRHESVVVAPGEDSKSYATFEKVCDAIIAGRFERGDLVVALGGGVVGDLAGFAAASVRRGMRFIQVPTSLLAQVDSSVGGKTGINSPHGKNLVGAFHQPRLVLIDTQVLQTLPLREFRAGYAEVIKYGLISDHAFFEWLEDHWQGVFAGGADQVYAIRKSCAAKAAIVSADEHEAGARALLNLGHTFAHAFERLVHYDNRRLVHGEAVAIGLACAYRFSAARGLLSAADAERVTNHLHDVGLPAQIRDIPGWDIGADVIVEAMLQDKKVQRGVLTFILAHGIGEAFIARDIAAADVRAFLDGELNAA, from the coding sequence ATGACCGCCGGGATAAAATCCGTTTACGAAGACAGGCTGAGCCCGCAGCTCAGCGCCCGAGCCGTTGCCGTCGTCGCCGCGTTGGGACAGCGCGCGCTTGTCCTCGTCGGCCTCATGGGATCAGGCAAATCGGCCATCGGCCGACGGCTGGCGCAAGTCCTCGGACTCGAATTCGTCGATTCCGACGCCGAAGTCGAACGCGCCGCGGACATGCCCATTCCGGAAATCTTCGCCCGCTATGGCGAGCCATATTTTCGCGACGGCGAGCGCCGTGTCATGGCGCGGCTACTGACCGCCGGCCCGCGCGTCATCGCAACGGGCGGCGGCGCTTTCATGAGCGAGGAGACGCGGGACCGGATCAAGGAAAACGGCATCTCGATCTGGCTCAAGGCTGACCTCGATGTGCTCTGGCGGCGCGTACGCAAGCGCAACCACCGCCCGCTGCTGCAGAACGGCGATCCCGAGGGCGTGCTGAAACGGCTGATGGACGAGCGCTATCCGGTTTACGCGGAGGCCGATCTCGCGATCGTCTCGCAGGACGGCCCGCATGATTCCGTGGTCGTGGATTTGCTCGTCACATTGCACAAATATCTATGCGCCGATGGCGTGGAGGATGAATTGGTGAGCGAGGTGCAGGAAAAGCCGGCGATCTTCCAGCGCGTCAATGTCGAACTCGGATCGCGCAGCTACGACATTCTGATCGGCGAGGCGATCCTGCCGCAGATCGCGGCCTATGCGGCCGGGCTCGCCCCCGGCGCGGCCGTCGCCATCGTCACCGACGAGAATGTCGCGCGCACGCATCTGCCCACTGTTGCCGCCTCGCTGGCAGAGGCCGGAATCCGGCATGAAAGCGTCGTCGTCGCGCCGGGCGAGGATTCGAAGTCCTATGCCACGTTCGAGAAAGTCTGTGATGCGATCATCGCCGGCCGCTTCGAGCGCGGCGACCTCGTCGTCGCGTTGGGCGGTGGTGTCGTCGGCGACCTCGCCGGCTTCGCGGCGGCGAGCGTGCGTCGTGGTATGCGTTTCATCCAGGTTCCGACCTCGCTTCTGGCGCAGGTCGATTCGTCCGTTGGCGGCAAGACCGGTATCAACTCGCCGCATGGCAAAAATCTCGTCGGCGCCTTTCATCAGCCGCGCCTTGTCCTGATCGATACGCAGGTTCTGCAGACATTGCCCTTGCGTGAATTCCGCGCCGGTTACGCGGAAGTGATCAAATACGGCCTCATCAGCGATCATGCCTTTTTTGAATGGCTGGAAGATCATTGGCAGGGTGTGTTCGCCGGGGGCGCCGATCAGGTTTATGCCATCCGCAAAAGCTGCGCCGCCAAGGCGGCGATCGTCTCGGCCGACGAGCATGAAGCGGGCGCGCGGGCGCTTCTCAATCTCGGCCATACTTTCGCCCATGCTTTCGAGCGGCTTGTTCATTACGACAATCGGCGGCTGGTGCATGGCGAGGCGGTGGCGATCGGCCTTGCCTGCGCCTATCGCTTTTCAGCCGCACGCGGCCTGCTGAGCGCAGCGGATGCAGAGCGTGTTACAAATCATCTGCACGACGTCGGCCTGCCAGCGCAGATCCGTGATATTCCGGGCTGGGATATCGGCGCGGATGTGATTGTCGAAGCCATGTTGCAGGACAAGAAAGTGCAACGCGGCGTTTTGACATTCATTCTGGCGCACGGCATCGGTGAAGCCTTCATCGCGCGCGATATCGCCGCGGCGGATGTTCGCGCTTTTCTCGACGGCGAGCTTAACGCGGCGTAA
- a CDS encoding histidine kinase, with translation MPSFFRFIFMIAFLAGLVYAGIIALATFVTPVPHEIVQTVPPARLNQ, from the coding sequence TTGCCGAGCTTTTTTCGCTTCATTTTCATGATCGCCTTCCTGGCCGGGCTCGTCTACGCCGGAATCATCGCGCTCGCGACTTTCGTCACGCCGGTCCCGCACGAAATCGTCCAGACAGTGCCCCCCGCGCGTCTCAACCAATAG
- a CDS encoding SDR family NAD(P)-dependent oxidoreductase: MSKTFGAKSTTEEVLEGVDLSGKRVLVTGVSAGLGIETARTLAAHGAQVVGAARDLTKAKTATEEVRAQAAHGGGLELVELDLASLASVRAAADALVADGRPFDLVIANAGVMACPKSFTKDGFEMQFGTNHLGHFVFVNRIVSLFKPGSRLVNLSSAGHRYADVDLDDPNFEHTPYSEFIAYGRSKTANILFSVEFDRRHKNAGIRATAVHPGGILTELSRHLPPNGIQERLDQINAERPEGSPPFELKTIPQGTATTVWAGVLAKAEAVGGRYCEDCHVAEVVEGDTLMLGGVRSYALDPEHAKALWAKSEEMVGETF; this comes from the coding sequence ATGTCCAAAACATTCGGCGCAAAATCCACGACCGAGGAAGTGCTCGAGGGTGTCGATCTCAGTGGCAAGCGCGTTCTTGTCACCGGTGTTTCGGCCGGTCTCGGCATCGAGACGGCCCGCACGCTGGCCGCGCACGGAGCGCAGGTCGTGGGCGCGGCACGCGATCTTACCAAGGCGAAGACCGCAACAGAGGAAGTACGCGCTCAGGCCGCACATGGCGGCGGTCTTGAACTTGTCGAACTCGATCTCGCCTCGCTCGCCAGCGTCCGTGCTGCTGCGGATGCACTCGTGGCCGATGGCCGGCCGTTCGATCTCGTCATCGCCAATGCCGGTGTCATGGCCTGCCCGAAGAGCTTCACGAAAGACGGTTTCGAGATGCAGTTCGGCACCAATCATCTGGGCCATTTCGTCTTCGTCAACCGCATCGTTTCGCTGTTCAAACCGGGCTCGCGGCTCGTCAATCTGTCATCGGCGGGGCATCGCTATGCCGATGTCGATCTCGACGATCCGAATTTCGAACACACGCCCTATAGCGAGTTCATCGCCTATGGCCGGTCGAAGACGGCGAACATCCTTTTCTCGGTCGAGTTCGACCGGCGGCACAAGAATGCGGGCATTCGCGCCACGGCGGTGCATCCGGGCGGCATCCTGACGGAACTTTCTCGCCATCTTCCGCCGAATGGAATTCAGGAACGGCTCGACCAGATCAATGCGGAGCGTCCCGAAGGCTCGCCGCCGTTTGAACTGAAGACCATTCCGCAAGGCACCGCGACGACGGTTTGGGCCGGAGTCCTGGCAAAGGCGGAAGCTGTGGGCGGGCGTTATTGCGAAGATTGCCATGTGGCTGAGGTGGTTGAAGGCGACACCCTGATGCTCGGCGGCGTACGATCCTACGCGCTCGACCCCGAACATGCGAAAGCGCTTTGGGCCAAGAGTGAGGAGATGGTCGGCGAAACCTTCTGA
- a CDS encoding SDR family oxidoreductase translates to MTELKTALVTGANKGIGYEVVRRLAKDGFTVWLGARDKPRGEAAATALTREGLDVRLLQIDVADEASVVKAARDLRGQTDRLDVLINNAGIVADLHTPPSEETVASIKAVYEVNVFGPVRVTQAFLPLLKTSSAPRIVMVSSGLASLTRLADPASEFYGINLLSYNSSKTALNAITLAFAKELAATGFKVNAADPGYTATDLNGNTGYRTVEQAAEVIIRLATLPADGPNAGFFDDQGPEAW, encoded by the coding sequence ATGACCGAACTAAAAACCGCGCTAGTCACCGGCGCCAATAAGGGCATTGGCTATGAGGTCGTCCGCCGCCTCGCTAAAGATGGTTTCACAGTCTGGCTGGGCGCTCGCGACAAGCCACGGGGCGAGGCTGCGGCTACGGCATTGACGCGCGAGGGGCTCGATGTCCGTCTCCTGCAGATCGATGTCGCGGATGAGGCAAGCGTCGTGAAGGCGGCGCGCGATCTCAGGGGCCAGACGGATCGGCTCGATGTCCTGATCAACAACGCGGGCATCGTCGCCGACCTTCACACGCCGCCAAGCGAGGAAACGGTCGCGTCAATCAAGGCGGTTTACGAGGTCAATGTTTTCGGACCGGTGCGGGTGACACAAGCGTTCCTGCCCCTGCTCAAAACATCGTCCGCACCGCGCATCGTGATGGTCAGCAGCGGTCTCGCGTCGCTCACGCGTCTGGCCGATCCCGCGAGCGAGTTCTATGGGATCAATCTGCTCAGCTACAATTCCTCGAAGACGGCGTTGAACGCGATCACATTGGCGTTCGCGAAGGAACTTGCCGCCACCGGATTCAAGGTCAATGCAGCGGACCCCGGCTACACCGCGACGGACCTCAACGGCAACACCGGCTACCGTACCGTTGAACAGGCCGCCGAAGTCATCATCAGACTCGCGACGCTGCCCGCCGATGGGCCAAATGCGGGATTTTTCGACGATCAGGGCCCTGAGGCCTGGTGA
- a CDS encoding TerB family tellurite resistance protein: MFDRLKNFVAEFAGASERRDFSPDDFRLAAAALLIHLAGADGRIDASERKRLRELIESRFDLDAETTTRLIELAEAQDRQAVDFFHFTHALNKVLDQEGRQKIISMMWEIAFADGTVSEVEESIVARIADLLGVSSVDRVRLRQQVAADVASGTAFAGPWSPAMP; this comes from the coding sequence ATGTTCGATCGCCTTAAAAATTTCGTCGCGGAATTCGCCGGTGCGTCCGAGCGCCGCGATTTCTCGCCGGACGACTTTCGCCTTGCCGCCGCTGCGCTGCTGATCCATCTGGCTGGGGCGGACGGCCGGATCGACGCATCGGAGCGCAAGCGGCTGCGCGAACTTATCGAGAGCCGCTTTGACCTCGATGCGGAGACGACGACGCGGCTGATCGAGCTTGCCGAGGCGCAGGATCGACAGGCGGTCGACTTCTTCCATTTCACCCACGCCCTGAACAAGGTCCTCGATCAGGAGGGTCGGCAAAAGATCATTTCGATGATGTGGGAAATCGCTTTTGCCGACGGTACGGTTTCAGAAGTCGAGGAAAGCATCGTCGCGCGTATCGCCGATCTTCTCGGCGTTTCAAGCGTGGATCGGGTGCGGCTGCGCCAGCAGGTTGCGGCGGACGTCGCCTCGGGCACGGCATTTGCTGGGCCGTGGTCGCCGGCAATGCCTTAG
- a CDS encoding HlyC/CorC family transporter: MHGVHAEISTLNLWIAGAIVIFCILMAAFFNGSETALTAASRARMYALQKGGDANAARVNRLLSRRDRLIGAILLGNTLVSIGSSAFLTSVLEVLFGYRGVLYATGMMTFLLLVFAEILPKTLAISYPDRFALIVAPVIGFFTAIFGPILAAIETLIQGLLKLVGIDTKVEHALLSGHEELKSTVDLLHHEGGVQRSERDMFGGLLDLRELTVEDAMVHRTKMYTIDGDLPPRDFLRAVVESPFSRVPVWRTEPDNIIGLLHAKDLLRAIEDSSGDLGDIKIDDVVLDAWYVPNTTTLQDQLQAFLKRKSHFALVVDEYGVVLGLVTLEDILEEIVGDISDEHDPVVLGIRQNADGSITVDGSVPIRDLNRVMGWQLPDEEATTIAGLVIHEARAIPEMGQIFTFHNFRFEVLRKTRNRLAALRITPIGATAQVQA; this comes from the coding sequence ATGCACGGCGTTCACGCCGAGATATCGACGCTCAATCTCTGGATCGCCGGCGCCATCGTCATCTTCTGCATTCTGATGGCGGCCTTCTTCAACGGTTCAGAGACAGCGCTGACCGCGGCCTCGCGGGCGCGTATGTATGCGCTTCAAAAAGGCGGCGACGCCAATGCTGCGCGGGTCAATCGTCTGCTTAGCCGACGCGACCGGCTCATCGGCGCGATCCTGCTCGGCAACACGCTCGTCAGCATTGGCTCTTCGGCATTCCTGACGAGTGTGCTCGAAGTGCTCTTCGGTTATCGGGGCGTTCTTTACGCCACCGGAATGATGACGTTCCTGTTGCTCGTCTTTGCTGAAATCCTGCCGAAGACGCTCGCCATCAGTTACCCCGACCGCTTCGCGTTGATCGTCGCGCCAGTCATCGGCTTTTTCACCGCCATTTTCGGACCGATCCTCGCCGCGATCGAGACACTCATCCAGGGCCTGCTCAAGCTTGTCGGCATCGACACAAAGGTCGAGCACGCGCTTTTATCGGGCCACGAGGAACTTAAGAGCACCGTCGATCTTCTTCATCATGAAGGCGGCGTGCAGCGCTCCGAGCGCGATATGTTCGGTGGACTGCTCGACCTGCGCGAACTCACTGTCGAGGACGCGATGGTGCATCGGACAAAAATGTACACGATTGATGGCGATCTGCCGCCGCGCGACTTTCTCCGCGCAGTGGTCGAATCGCCGTTCTCGCGCGTCCCTGTGTGGCGCACCGAGCCCGATAACATCATCGGTCTGTTGCATGCAAAGGACCTTTTGCGCGCCATTGAAGATTCAAGCGGCGATCTCGGCGACATCAAAATCGACGATGTCGTGCTCGACGCATGGTACGTCCCCAACACCACGACCTTGCAGGATCAATTGCAGGCGTTCCTCAAGCGCAAGTCGCATTTCGCGCTCGTCGTTGACGAATATGGCGTGGTGCTCGGACTCGTCACGCTCGAAGACATTCTCGAAGAGATTGTCGGCGACATTTCCGATGAGCACGATCCCGTTGTGCTCGGTATACGGCAGAATGCCGACGGCTCGATCACTGTCGATGGCTCAGTGCCGATCCGCGATCTCAACCGCGTCATGGGCTGGCAATTGCCGGATGAGGAAGCGACGACGATCGCGGGCCTCGTGATTCACGAAGCCCGCGCGATTCCGGAAATGGGGCAGATTTTCACCTTCCACAATTTCCGCTTCGAAGTTTTGCGCAAGACCCGCAATCGCCTCGCTGCGCTGCGGATCACGCCGATCGGCGCGACGGCACAGGTGCAAGCCTGA